From one Liolophura sinensis isolate JHLJ2023 chromosome 10, CUHK_Ljap_v2, whole genome shotgun sequence genomic stretch:
- the LOC135476859 gene encoding probable G-protein coupled receptor 32, translated as MSQHSDDPDGNVSLWMSNYHSYQDSTSQSGFTRGYSDQASTIFPVEYYKDSFYLWILTSVTIVGFLGNTVSIVTIVRLHPVTSSSLCIIFLALADTLSLLSKTAYMQLSFHNVNIGHSGCKIFPYLMNTLPMIANWIIVVMTTERFVATWYPLWIYKISTLRTTSMVTFGIVMFFLAINSVHLILFEQVSDSRSRYYCLPHQDFKHFIVKIWFWTEGSFAVILPCISLIALNSLIVIGARKSCQPGSVQKRKQQVQLTAMLVTVSAMFILLTIPGVIFSIVIGKWHYYASPDLKNASTTVRILSDLNHSINFFLYFLTGRRFRRHLFLANLESQRPRRAQSV; from the coding sequence ATGTCGCAGCATTCCGATGACCCTGATGGAAACGTCAGCCTTTGGATGTCTAACTACCATTCTTACCAGGACTCGACTTCACAGTCCGGATTCACTCGCGGGTATTCGGACCAAGCGTCGACCATATTTCCGGTTGAATATTATAAAGATTCGTTTTACTTGTGGATTTTGACGTCCGTCACCATTGTCGGCTTCCTAGGCAACACTGTGTCGATCGTGACAATAGTTAGGCTGCAtcctgtgacgtcatcatcattATGTATCATTTTTCTCGCTCTCGCCGACACGTTGTCTCTTCTTTCCAAAACTGCGTACATGCAGCTATCATTTCACAACGTCAACATCGGCCATTCTGGCTGTAAAATTTTCCCGTACCTGATGAACACTTTACCAATGATAGCCAATTGGATAATCGTTGTCATGACAACTGAACGCTTTGTAGCCACGTGGTACCCACTCTGGATTTACAAAATCAGCACGTTAAGGACCACCTCAATGGTGACATTTGGCATCGTCATGTTTTTCTTGGCCATTAACAgtgttcatttgattttgtttgaacaAGTGTCGGATTCTCGATCCCGTTACTATTGCCTGCCTCACCAAGACTTCAAACATTTCATCGTGAAAATCTGGTTCTGGACAGAAGGCAGTTTCGCCGTTATTTTACCCTGTATTTCTTTGATTGCCCTGAATTCTCTCATCGTCATTGGTGCCCGAAAGTCTTGTCAGCCCGGATCCGTCCAAAAGCGCAAGCAGCAGGTCCAGCTGACCGCCATGTTGGTTACGGTGTCTGCCATGTTTATATTGCTGACAATTCCAGGCGTGATTTTCTCCATCGTCATCGGGAAATGGCATTACTACGCCTCACCCGATTTGAAAAACGCATCGACGACTGTAAGGATATTGTCAGACTTGAACCACTCGATCAactttttcttgtattttttaacCGGAAGACGGTTTCGCAGACACCTATTCTTGGCCAATCTGGAATCCCAAAGGCCAAGGCGCGCCCAAAGTGTTTGA